One genomic region from Jiangella sp. DSM 45060 encodes:
- a CDS encoding glycine cleavage system protein R has protein sequence MSLIAVTVIGHDRPGIIADATAGLAGLGLNLEDSTMTLLRGHFAMMLICSGDRSPEQVREALAPLAADGRLQVSAAAVPDEDAAGSRSLRPYVLTVHGGDRPGIVSAVTGVLAAAGGNITDLTTRLTGDLYVAVAEVDLPADADADAVAASLREAGAEPGVGVTLRPQETDVL, from the coding sequence GTGAGCCTCATCGCCGTCACCGTCATCGGACACGACCGTCCCGGCATCATCGCCGACGCCACCGCCGGACTCGCCGGTCTGGGCCTGAATCTCGAAGACTCCACCATGACCCTGCTGCGCGGTCACTTCGCCATGATGCTGATCTGCTCCGGCGACCGGTCGCCCGAGCAGGTGCGCGAGGCTCTGGCCCCGCTGGCCGCCGACGGACGGCTCCAGGTGTCGGCCGCCGCCGTGCCCGACGAGGACGCCGCCGGGTCGCGGTCGCTGCGCCCGTACGTGCTCACCGTCCACGGCGGCGACCGTCCCGGCATCGTGTCCGCCGTGACGGGCGTGCTGGCAGCGGCCGGCGGCAACATCACCGACCTCACGACCCGCCTCACCGGCGACCTCTACGTCGCCGTCGCCGAGGTCGACCTCCCCGCCGACGCCGACGCCGACGCCGTCGCCGCCTCCCTGCGCGAGGCCGGCGCCGAGCCGGGCGTCGGCGTCACACTGCGACCGCAGGAGACCGACGTCCTGTGA
- a CDS encoding cyclopropane-fatty-acyl-phospholipid synthase family protein, whose translation MSTGGAAGRIAGLVERLLGRPLPLGIRTWDGAHAGPADGPVLVIRSRRALRRLLWQPDEIGLARAWVAGEIDVEGDLDAALTSLDDTLRELGGRGRFTAADRAEVIRLAVVLGAVGPPLKPPPEEVVLAGDRHSRRRDRAAISHHYDVGNDFYELVLGPSMTYSCAYWADDATLEDAQRAKNELICQKLGLRAGMRLLDVGSGWGSLVQHAAEHHGVEAVGVTLSVPQAEYAKQRVADAGLSDAVEIRVQDWRDVADGPFDAIASVGMAEHLGAATWPEYATRLYSLLRPGGRLLNHQIVRSGRPRAGGLARPRRTFIDAYVFPDGELMPIGDVVGRLEAGGFEVRDVQALREHYALTLRAWVANLERGWHRAVELAGEGRSRVWRLYMAASAVSFDAARIGVDQVLAVRPHRDGRGDLPLVRPVGWSL comes from the coding sequence ATGTCCACTGGGGGAGCGGCGGGACGCATCGCCGGACTGGTCGAGCGGCTGCTGGGACGGCCGTTGCCGCTGGGCATCCGCACGTGGGACGGCGCGCACGCCGGGCCCGCCGACGGCCCGGTGCTGGTCATCCGGTCCCGCAGGGCGCTGCGCCGGTTGCTCTGGCAGCCCGACGAGATCGGCCTCGCGCGGGCGTGGGTGGCCGGCGAGATCGACGTCGAGGGTGACCTCGACGCCGCGCTGACCAGCCTCGACGACACGCTGCGGGAGCTGGGCGGCCGTGGCCGGTTCACCGCCGCCGACCGCGCCGAGGTCATCCGGCTGGCCGTCGTCCTCGGTGCCGTCGGTCCGCCGCTGAAGCCGCCGCCCGAGGAGGTCGTGCTGGCCGGCGACCGACACTCCAGGCGTCGCGACCGAGCCGCCATCAGCCACCACTACGACGTCGGCAACGACTTCTACGAGCTGGTCCTCGGCCCGTCGATGACCTACTCGTGCGCCTACTGGGCCGACGACGCCACGCTCGAGGACGCCCAGCGGGCCAAGAACGAGCTGATCTGCCAGAAGCTGGGGCTGCGCGCCGGCATGCGGCTGCTCGACGTCGGCTCCGGCTGGGGCTCGCTCGTCCAGCACGCCGCCGAGCACCACGGCGTCGAGGCGGTCGGCGTCACGCTGTCGGTGCCGCAGGCCGAGTACGCCAAGCAGCGGGTCGCCGACGCCGGGCTGTCCGACGCCGTCGAGATCCGCGTTCAGGACTGGCGCGACGTCGCCGACGGCCCGTTCGACGCCATCGCCAGCGTCGGCATGGCCGAGCACCTCGGCGCGGCGACGTGGCCCGAGTACGCGACCCGGCTGTACAGCCTGTTGCGGCCCGGCGGACGGCTGCTCAACCACCAGATCGTGCGGTCCGGGCGGCCGCGTGCGGGCGGGCTGGCGCGGCCGCGGCGCACCTTCATCGACGCGTACGTCTTTCCCGACGGCGAGCTGATGCCGATCGGCGACGTCGTCGGCCGCCTGGAGGCGGGCGGGTTCGAGGTCCGCGACGTGCAGGCGTTGCGCGAGCACTACGCGTTGACGCTGCGCGCGTGGGTGGCGAACCTGGAACGCGGCTGGCACCGCGCCGTCGAGCTGGCCGGTGAGGGACGGTCGCGGGTGTGGCGCCTCTACATGGCGGCGTCGGCCGTCTCCTTCGACGCCGCCCGCATCGGCGTCGACCAGGTGCTGGCGGTGCGCCCACATCGCGACGGCCGAGGTGACCTCCCCCTGGTGCGTCCGGTTGGATGGAGCCTGTGA
- a CDS encoding NAD(P)/FAD-dependent oxidoreductase, translated as MNGRVGRTGTPHILIVGGGYVGMYTAFGLQRALKRSQARITVIDPRSYMTYQPFLPEAAAGSLEPRHVVVPLRRVLKRCDVITGEVTSISHATKSVTVKPEIGDDYELGYDILVVALGSISRTLPIPGLAEAGIGFKQIEEAIALRNHVLDRLDVAASTTDPEVRKRALTFVFVGGGFAGVEALGELEDMARYALRYYPQLQPSDMRWVLVEAAGRILPEVGPEMGEYTVVELSKRDIEVRLETLLESCVDGHVVLSKGRPFDADTIVWTAGVKANPVLADTDLPLDEKGRVRCLPEMRIDGLHDAWAAGDNAAIPDLTAGEPNVWTAPNAQHAVRQAKLLAKNIVADLEGGVPKPYKHKYIGSVASLGLYKGVAHTYGIKVRGFAAWFMHRTYHMSKMPTFNRKARVVVDWTLALLFKREVVTLGRMRMPREDFRRAALPPTPRAGRPAPSKERRPEEKATTAGGRLPRG; from the coding sequence ATGAACGGGAGAGTCGGACGCACCGGAACCCCGCACATCCTCATCGTCGGTGGCGGGTACGTGGGCATGTACACCGCGTTCGGGCTGCAGCGCGCCCTCAAGCGCAGCCAGGCCCGCATCACCGTCATCGACCCGCGCTCCTACATGACCTACCAGCCGTTCCTGCCTGAGGCGGCGGCCGGGTCGCTGGAGCCGAGGCACGTCGTCGTGCCGCTGCGGCGGGTGCTGAAGCGCTGTGACGTCATCACCGGCGAGGTCACGTCCATCAGCCACGCCACCAAGAGCGTCACCGTCAAGCCCGAGATCGGCGACGACTACGAGCTGGGCTACGACATCCTCGTCGTCGCGCTCGGGTCGATCTCGCGGACGCTGCCGATCCCGGGCCTCGCCGAGGCCGGCATCGGCTTCAAGCAGATCGAAGAGGCCATCGCCCTGCGCAACCACGTCCTCGACCGCCTCGACGTCGCGGCGTCCACCACCGATCCGGAGGTGCGCAAGCGGGCGCTGACGTTCGTCTTCGTCGGCGGCGGGTTCGCCGGCGTCGAGGCGCTCGGCGAGCTGGAGGACATGGCCCGCTACGCGCTGCGCTACTACCCGCAGCTGCAGCCCAGCGACATGCGCTGGGTGCTGGTCGAGGCGGCCGGGCGCATCCTGCCCGAGGTCGGGCCGGAGATGGGCGAGTACACCGTCGTCGAGCTGAGCAAGCGCGACATCGAGGTCCGCCTCGAGACGCTGCTGGAGTCGTGCGTCGACGGCCACGTCGTGCTGTCCAAGGGCCGGCCGTTCGACGCCGACACCATCGTGTGGACGGCGGGGGTCAAGGCCAACCCCGTCCTCGCCGACACCGACCTGCCGCTGGACGAGAAGGGGCGGGTCCGCTGCCTGCCGGAGATGCGCATCGACGGCCTCCACGACGCATGGGCGGCCGGCGACAACGCCGCGATCCCCGACCTCACCGCCGGTGAGCCGAACGTCTGGACGGCGCCCAACGCCCAGCACGCGGTGCGGCAGGCGAAGCTGCTGGCCAAGAACATCGTCGCCGACCTCGAGGGCGGGGTGCCGAAGCCGTACAAGCACAAGTACATCGGCTCGGTCGCCAGCCTCGGGCTCTACAAGGGCGTCGCGCACACCTACGGCATCAAGGTGCGCGGCTTCGCGGCCTGGTTCATGCACCGCACCTACCACATGAGCAAGATGCCGACGTTCAACCGCAAGGCCCGCGTGGTCGTCGACTGGACCCTGGCGCTGCTGTTCAAGCGCGAGGTCGTGACCCTCGGCCGCATGCGGATGCCACGCGAGGACTTCCGCCGGGCCGCGCTGCCGCCGACGCCGCGAGCCGGCCGGCCCGCGCCGTCGAAGGAACGGCGCCCGGAGGAGAAGGCCACCACGGCGGGCGGACGGCTGCCGCGCGGCTGA
- a CDS encoding flavin reductase family protein yields MEHVTITPSILYVGTPVALLVTENPDGSANLAPMSSAWALGQVVVLGLGTEGQTAANLAVRPELTINFPSPDLWPAVERLAPLTGRDPVPASKPRHRYEPDKFAAAGLTPAPSDLVRPPMVAECPVRFEATAAAVRPDTGGEFIVVEAGVLRVHARPDIVVPGTQHVDPARWSPLIYNFRHYFGLGDELGHSFRSETPRVWASAPSKGL; encoded by the coding sequence ATGGAGCACGTGACGATCACCCCGAGCATCCTGTACGTCGGCACCCCGGTGGCGCTGCTGGTCACCGAGAATCCGGACGGCTCGGCCAATCTGGCGCCGATGTCGTCGGCGTGGGCGCTCGGCCAGGTCGTGGTGCTCGGGCTGGGCACGGAGGGGCAGACGGCGGCCAATCTCGCCGTCCGGCCGGAGCTGACGATCAACTTCCCGAGCCCGGACCTGTGGCCGGCGGTCGAGCGGCTGGCCCCGTTGACCGGCCGCGACCCGGTGCCGGCGAGCAAGCCCAGGCACCGCTACGAGCCGGACAAGTTCGCGGCCGCCGGCCTGACGCCCGCGCCGTCCGACCTCGTCCGCCCGCCGATGGTGGCCGAGTGCCCGGTGCGGTTCGAGGCGACGGCCGCGGCGGTGCGCCCCGACACTGGCGGCGAGTTCATCGTGGTCGAGGCCGGGGTCCTGCGAGTGCACGCAAGACCGGACATCGTCGTGCCCGGCACGCAGCACGTCGACCCGGCGCGGTGGAGCCCGCTGATCTACAACTTCCGGCACTACTTCGGCCTCGGCGACGAGCTGGGGCACAGCTTTCGGTCCGAGACGCCGCGGGTGTGGGCGAGCGCACCGTCGAAGGGCTTGTGA
- a CDS encoding helix-turn-helix transcriptional regulator translates to MRDTAVAGAGGPGAAVAGSGAALAGLAGLLADRTRATICLALMDGRAWTASELARAAGVAASTATEHLNLLVSGGLLTEVRQGRHRYLRLADDAAELVELLAAAAPAEAAAGPGPGSGPPVRSLTAAHRRRALAAARTCYDHLAGALGVAVTDAMTARGLISWDRGLTLTDDGDRWLSTLASPWPPASRRPLVRSCLDWTERRPHLAGAAGAALCSHAVDAGWVVRSRRSRALRITDLGRAALRDQLGVALPSAGALTTTSSADVVGARP, encoded by the coding sequence ATGAGGGATACCGCTGTGGCGGGCGCGGGCGGCCCGGGCGCGGCCGTTGCCGGCTCGGGCGCGGCCCTGGCCGGGCTGGCCGGGCTGCTCGCCGACCGCACCCGCGCGACGATCTGCCTGGCGCTCATGGACGGCCGGGCGTGGACCGCGTCCGAGCTCGCCCGCGCCGCCGGCGTCGCCGCGTCGACGGCGACCGAGCACCTCAACCTGCTCGTGTCCGGCGGACTGCTCACCGAGGTACGGCAGGGCCGGCACCGCTACCTCCGGCTGGCCGACGACGCCGCCGAGCTCGTCGAATTGCTGGCCGCGGCTGCCCCGGCGGAGGCCGCGGCGGGGCCGGGGCCGGGGTCGGGGCCGCCGGTGCGGTCGCTGACGGCGGCACATCGGCGTCGCGCGCTGGCCGCCGCCCGCACCTGCTACGACCACCTGGCCGGCGCGCTCGGCGTCGCGGTGACGGACGCGATGACGGCGCGCGGCCTGATCTCCTGGGACCGCGGCCTCACCCTCACCGACGACGGCGACCGCTGGCTGTCCACCCTGGCCAGCCCCTGGCCCCCGGCGTCGCGCCGTCCGCTGGTGCGGTCGTGCCTGGACTGGACCGAGCGCCGGCCACACCTCGCCGGAGCGGCCGGCGCGGCCCTCTGCTCCCACGCCGTCGACGCCGGCTGGGTGGTGCGGTCGCGCCGATCCCGTGCGCTGCGGATCACCGACCTGGGCCGGGCCGCGCTGCGCGATCAGCTCGGGGTGGCGCTGCCGTCCGCCGGTGCACTCACGACGACCAGTTCGGCGGACGTTGTCGGTGCCCGCCCATAG